The Poecilia reticulata strain Guanapo linkage group LG13, Guppy_female_1.0+MT, whole genome shotgun sequence genome has a segment encoding these proteins:
- the rps3 gene encoding small ribosomal subunit protein uS3 translates to MAVQISKKRKFVADGIFKAELNEFLTRELAEDGYSGVEVRVTPTRTEIIILATRTQNVLGEKGRRIRELTAVVQKRFGFPEGSVELYAEKVATRGLCAIAQAESLRYKLLGGLAVRRACYGVLRFIMESGAKGCEVVVSGKLRGQRAKSMKFVDGLMIHSGDPVNYYVDTAVRHVLLRQGVLGIKVKIMLPWDPSGKIGPKKPLPDHVSIVEPKEENLPTTPTSEQKGAKPEVPVMPQGVAVPTA, encoded by the exons ATGGCGGTGCAAATCTCCAAGAAGAGGAAG TTCGTCGCAGACGGTATCTTCAAGGCCGAGCTGAACGAGTTCCTGACTCGTGAGCTAGCTGAGGACGGCTACTCCGGCGTGGAGGTGCGCGTGACCCCAACCAGGACGGAGATCATCATCCTGGCCACAAG GACCCAGAATGTTCTGGGAGAGAAGGGCCGTCGGATCAGAGAGCTGACCGCTGTGGTCCAGAAGAGGTTCGGCTTCCCTGAGGGCAGCGTGGAG ttgtaTGCTGAGAAAGTTGCCACCCGTGGTCTTTGTGCCATCGCCCAGGCTGAGTCTCTGCGCTACAAGCTGCTGGGAGGCCTGGCAGTGCGAAG GGCTTGCTACGGCGTTCTGAGATTCATCATGGAGAGCGGCGCCAAGGGCTGCGAGGTCGTGGTCTCCGGGAAGCTCAGGGGTCAGAGGGCAAAGTCCATGAAGTTTGTGGACGGCCTGATGATCCACAGCGGAGACCCCGTCAACTATTACGTCGACACGGCGGTTCGCCATGTCCTGCTGAGGCAGG GTGTGCTGGGCATCAAGGTGAAGATCATGCTGCCCTGGGACCCCAGCGGTAAGATCGGCCCCAAGAAGCCGCTGCCTGACCACGTCAGCATCGTGGAGCCCAAGGAGGAGAACCTGCCCACCACACCCACGTCGGAGCAGAAGGGGGCCAAGCCCGAGGTGCCTGTCATGCCCCAGGGAGTCGCTGTACCCACCGCATAA
- the LOC103475093 gene encoding ras-related protein Rab-1B-like, whose protein sequence is MNPEYDYLFKLLLIGDSGVGKSCLLLRFADDTYTESYISTIGVDFKIRTIDMDGKTVKLQIWDTAGQERFRTITSSYYRGAHGIIIVYDVTEQESFNNVKQWLDEIDRYACENVSRLLVGNKSDLVSKKVVDAATAQDLASSLKIPFLETSAKSADNVEKAFLTMAAEIHKRLAREGGGMPGESTQARGQTTKINSAPVWLGGDKQTQEANNCC, encoded by the exons ATGAATCCTGAATA TGATTACCTGTTCAAGCTTCTCCTCATCGGTGACTCTGGAGTCGGAAAGTCGTGCCTGCTGCTGCGCTTTGCA GATGACACCTACACTGAGAGCTACATCTCCACCATTGGAGTTGACTTCAAAATCAGGACCATCGACATGGATGGGAAGACTGTGAAGCTGCAGATT TGGGACACTGCAGGTCAAGAGAGGTTTCGAACAATCACCTCCAGCTACTACAGAGGAGCACACGGCATCATCATTGTTTATGATGTAACCGAACAG GAGTCCTTCAACAATGTGAAGCAGTGGCTGGACGAAATAGATCGGTACGCCTGCGAGAACGTCTCCAGGCTGCTGGTGGGAAACAAATCGGACCTGGTCAGTAAGAAAGTGGTGGATGCTGCTACGGCTCAG GATTTGGCCTCTTCTCTGAAGATCCCCTTCCTAGAAACCAGCGCCAAGAGCGCTGACAACGTGGAGAAGGCCTTCCTCACCATGGCCGCCGAGATCCACAAGCGGCTCGCCAGGGAGGGAGGCGGCATGCCGGGGGAGTCCACACAGGCCAGAGGTCAGACCACCAAGATCAACAGCGCCCCCGTCTGGCTCGGTGGGGACAAACAGACACAGGAGGCCAATAACTGCTGCTGA